One genomic region from bacterium encodes:
- a CDS encoding sugar transferase: protein VDCPSTDEAQDKSPAVCLEELPVLARRCRADLVLLDPEGIRPSRWLSLADKLAAARVPLRLFTGAEPGPPLALEQSPEGGALAALAEPLGPFSAALKRGLDICVAAIVLLIALPLGALVALAVRLSSPGPVFYVQERVGRNGRPFRLRKFRSMFQEAESVSGPVWSEPGDRRVVPGVGGFIRRTGLDELPQFWNVLTGDMSLVGPRPERAFFFDSYPDLYRGRLAVRPGLTGLAQVSCRESTSVELKVRYDLFYIRNYSLALDLAILWRTSVMLVRQEWEVLRGRNGEGGEK from the coding sequence CGGTGGACTGCCCCTCAACCGATGAAGCGCAGGACAAATCCCCGGCGGTCTGCCTGGAGGAACTGCCGGTCCTGGCCCGCAGGTGCAGGGCCGACCTGGTGCTGCTCGACCCGGAGGGCATCCGTCCGTCGCGCTGGCTGAGCCTGGCCGACAAGCTGGCCGCGGCGCGGGTGCCGCTGCGCCTGTTCACCGGCGCTGAGCCGGGCCCGCCTCTGGCCCTGGAGCAAAGCCCGGAGGGCGGCGCGCTGGCCGCTCTTGCCGAGCCGCTGGGGCCGTTCAGCGCCGCGCTCAAGCGCGGCCTGGATATCTGTGTGGCCGCAATCGTATTGCTTATCGCCCTGCCGCTGGGGGCGCTGGTGGCCTTGGCCGTGCGGCTTTCCAGCCCCGGCCCGGTGTTCTACGTGCAGGAGCGCGTGGGCCGCAACGGCCGCCCGTTCCGGCTGCGGAAGTTCCGCTCGATGTTCCAGGAGGCGGAAAGTGTCAGCGGCCCGGTCTGGTCGGAGCCGGGGGACAGGCGCGTGGTGCCTGGAGTGGGCGGGTTTATCCGCCGCACCGGGCTGGATGAGCTGCCACAGTTCTGGAACGTGCTGACAGGGGACATGTCCCTGGTGGGGCCGCGTCCCGAGCGGGCCTTTTTCTTCGACTCCTACCCGGACCTCTACCGCGGACGGCTGGCGGTGCGCCCCGGGCTCACCGGCCTGGCCCAGGTGAGCTGCCGCGAGTCGACCAGCGTGGAGCTGAAAGTGCGCTACGACCTTTTCTATATCCGCAACTATTCCCTGGCCCTCGACCTGGCGATCCTCTGGCGCACCTCGGTGATGCTGGTGCGGCAGGAGTGGGAGGTGTTGCGCGGCCGCAACGGCGAGGGTGGCGAGAAGTGA
- a CDS encoding 3'-5' exonuclease — MPHAPGSLSAELALELLAEGPLSAAEVCRRALAAQSGLPEALAARLCDTLLGADPRFVRLEGGLWALAVAPSAIRPLAAQSFVVVDVETTGFSPPADRVIELGCVRVEAGKVVDRFESLINPRRPVPGPITSLTGISWSMLEGQPLFGDLCERFLGFLGDSVFVAHNAPFDWRFIQSEVQLAAGRKLLNPCLCTRALARRFLPELSRRSLDELAHFYNLEFQGRHRALGDALVTAQVLLRLLERASEQGFADLGRLLEHLQPARKRSASRKI; from the coding sequence ATGCCCCACGCCCCTGGATCGCTGAGCGCCGAGCTGGCCCTGGAGCTTCTTGCCGAGGGCCCCTTGAGCGCCGCTGAGGTCTGCCGCCGCGCCCTGGCCGCGCAGAGCGGTCTGCCGGAGGCCCTGGCCGCGCGGCTATGCGACACCCTGCTGGGCGCGGACCCGCGTTTCGTGCGCCTGGAGGGCGGCCTTTGGGCCCTGGCCGTGGCGCCCTCGGCTATTCGTCCCCTGGCCGCGCAGTCGTTCGTGGTGGTGGATGTGGAGACCACCGGGTTCAGCCCGCCCGCCGACCGGGTGATCGAGCTGGGCTGCGTGCGCGTGGAGGCGGGAAAGGTGGTGGACCGTTTCGAGAGCCTGATCAACCCGCGCCGCCCGGTGCCCGGGCCGATCACCAGCCTGACCGGGATATCCTGGTCCATGCTGGAGGGCCAGCCGCTGTTCGGCGACCTCTGCGAGCGCTTCCTCGGGTTCCTGGGTGACAGCGTGTTCGTGGCGCACAACGCCCCGTTCGACTGGCGTTTCATTCAGAGCGAGGTGCAACTGGCCGCCGGGCGCAAGCTGCTCAACCCCTGCCTGTGCACACGGGCCCTGGCGCGGCGTTTTCTGCCCGAGCTGAGCCGGCGCAGCCTGGATGAGCTGGCCCATTTCTACAACCTCGAATTCCAGGGCCGCCACCGCGCCCTGGGCGATGCCCTGGTCACGGCCCAGGTGCTGCTGCGCCTTCTGGAGCGGGCCTCGGAACAGGGTTTCGCCGACCTCGGCCGCCTGCTGGAGCACCTTCAACCCGCGCGCAAGCGGAGCGCGAGCAGGAAAATTTAA
- a CDS encoding outer membrane beta-barrel protein, with amino-acid sequence MKIKRCAGTLLILLGLALAAPAPRLAAQQLPCVMVVPGRFVNVRKGPGTGYDQIATLYKGDRMEAERKYRNWLRVVLDDGRIGWVREDLVQPFDSVKLPLTDEQADSLKAAVDSGSGRINALQDSSTALLGRIRNREAERDTMLSLLGLSAMPSLDTLEKKDTVVAAPVMPPPLPGSQASVLTLSREEYPERFSFTPLLGVLLSDGNSLTAGGMSLERNFSREFAWKAQVAFARMDPEVKGSLGGDFEHVFVTGALVYNWRPGNLLVPYLEIGSGAVYTQAADSSFTALDLTFGAGFRLFLTPDLALRAGYQGHGMLAEGNRILQLVQVGASLHVPPYHGRQAGWPKGEIYLLPTAGWQMFSRRFAANGAPSAGLSVGYRLWERLAFEAGMLWQKIDLNDGLEGLGLNGMELTGRVLYYPWGGYSGPYLTVGGGALSLGGGGRPPEGTTRYGLFQYGAGADLYLGRSVALRGEMLHLVYSDVLPLSQDGSVGAASALRAGVGLRVMF; translated from the coding sequence ATGAAAATAAAGCGTTGCGCCGGAACACTTCTCATCCTTCTGGGGCTGGCCCTGGCCGCCCCTGCGCCCCGTCTGGCGGCCCAGCAGCTCCCCTGTGTGATGGTGGTGCCGGGACGGTTTGTCAACGTGCGCAAAGGCCCGGGCACGGGCTACGACCAGATCGCCACCCTCTACAAAGGCGACCGGATGGAGGCCGAGCGCAAGTACCGCAACTGGCTGCGCGTGGTGCTGGATGACGGGCGGATCGGCTGGGTGCGCGAGGACCTGGTCCAGCCCTTCGATTCGGTCAAGCTCCCCCTGACCGATGAGCAAGCCGACAGCCTCAAGGCCGCGGTGGACTCCGGCTCCGGCCGGATCAACGCGCTCCAGGACAGCTCCACCGCCCTGCTGGGCCGCATCCGCAACCGCGAGGCCGAGCGCGACACTATGCTCAGCCTGCTGGGCCTGAGCGCGATGCCGTCCCTGGACACCCTGGAGAAGAAAGACACCGTGGTGGCGGCTCCGGTCATGCCGCCCCCGCTGCCCGGCAGCCAGGCCAGTGTGCTGACCCTTTCGCGCGAGGAATACCCCGAGCGGTTCAGTTTCACTCCTCTCCTCGGGGTGCTGCTCTCGGACGGCAACTCGCTGACCGCAGGCGGGATGTCGCTGGAGCGCAATTTCAGCCGCGAGTTCGCCTGGAAAGCCCAGGTCGCGTTCGCCCGGATGGACCCGGAGGTGAAAGGTAGCCTGGGCGGGGATTTCGAGCACGTGTTTGTCACCGGCGCTCTGGTCTACAACTGGAGGCCCGGCAACCTTCTGGTGCCCTACCTCGAAATCGGCAGCGGTGCGGTCTACACCCAGGCCGCGGACAGCTCGTTCACCGCGCTCGACCTCACGTTCGGCGCGGGGTTCCGTTTGTTCCTCACCCCGGACCTCGCCCTGCGGGCGGGCTACCAGGGCCACGGCATGCTGGCCGAGGGCAACCGTATCCTGCAACTGGTGCAGGTGGGGGCCTCGCTGCACGTGCCGCCCTACCACGGACGCCAGGCCGGCTGGCCCAAGGGCGAAATCTACCTTCTGCCCACGGCGGGCTGGCAGATGTTCAGCCGCCGCTTCGCGGCCAACGGCGCCCCCTCGGCCGGGCTTTCCGTCGGCTACCGCCTGTGGGAGCGCCTGGCGTTCGAGGCCGGGATGCTCTGGCAGAAGATCGACCTGAACGACGGCCTGGAGGGCCTGGGGCTGAACGGAATGGAGCTGACCGGACGGGTGCTCTATTACCCCTGGGGCGGCTACAGCGGGCCGTACCTGACCGTGGGCGGCGGAGCGCTCAGCCTGGGTGGCGGCGGGCGTCCCCCCGAGGGCACCACCCGCTACGGCCTGTTCCAGTACGGCGCCGGGGCGGACCTCTACCTGGGGCGGTCGGTGGCTCTGCGTGGAGAGATGCTGCACCTGGTGTACTCGGATGTGCTGCCGCTCAGTCAGGACGGATCGGTGGGGGCGGCCAGCGCCCTGCGCGCGGGCGTGGGCCTGCGGGTGATGTTCTGA